DNA sequence from the Carassius carassius chromosome 6, fCarCar2.1, whole genome shotgun sequence genome:
CAATCACTACAGCTGCGTACAGGACTGTATTATGTCCacctaaaacagaaaatattaatactaaaataCAACATAATGTCTGCATAGGAATAGAAACCATGATTTTATTGTGTCCAACTGATTTACCTTTAACAGTGACAGTAACAGCGTCTGATCTCTGAGATCCATGTTGATTGTGAGCCTCACAGTAGAAGCGTCCACTCTGTAGTGCACTGAAACTCTGTCCAGATCCAACAGATGAGCTTTGATTCTCCTTAAACCAGCTGAAGTTCAGAGCAGGAGGGTttgaatcactgctgcagatcagagtcactgaatctccctccactatTACACCTGCTCCATTTATAGACACTGAGACGTTCCTGGGAGGgtcttaaaaattaaaataaagatataaTTATCAATAACGATAAATCTAAGGTGACAAAGAATTAGACTGAATCATCATTAACTCACACATGACGTTTAAAGTCAGACCAGCAGAGTATTTCTCTCCATGTTCATTGATAGATCTACACTTGTATTCTTCACTGTGATCAGAGCTGATCTTTGAGATGCTGTAGATTCTTCCAGATCCTACAGATGTTTCTCCTTTAAACCAGCTGATTTCTGCAGGAGGGTTTGAATCACTGCTGCAGttcagagtcactgaatctccctccactatTACAGATGGACTGATGGACATTGAGACGTTCTTTGGAGGGTCTTAAAAGGACAAAAATGAATAATCacaataaatattagatgaaatttgaattttgaaattttgaaCAAGGCGCAGATGATCATTAACTCACACATTATGTTTAAATTTACAGCATCGGAGTATTTCCCTCCATGTTCATTGATGGATCTGCACTTGTATTCTCCACTGTGATCAGAGCTGATCTTTGAGATGCTGTAGATTCTTCCAGATCCTACAGATGTTCCTCCTTTAAACCAGCTGATTTCTGCAGGAGGGTttgaatcactgctgcagatcagagtcactgaatctccctccactatTACACCAGATGGACTGATGGACACTGAGACACTCTTTGGTGCATCTATAAAGGACACATATTAAATCCTTATATCATCCCGTTCAAACACAGTTTCCAGGTTCTTAAGAAGAACTAATGAATCTGTACTCACAGGAGACATTGAGCTGAGCAGCAGGAGAGATGTAAGTGTGTCCATGTAGAGCACAGCTGTATCTGCCTGCATCCTCTCTTCTGACTGACTGCAGCAGGAGTTGATTGTTTCTGTCTCTTCTCTCAGTTAATGGCTGTGAGTTTCTGTACCAGATGAATGTTGCTCTGTCAGTCAGAGTGCAGCTGCTTTTACATGTCAGACGGACATTATGACCCTCCGTCACTCTCTCAGGAGCCTCCACCTGAAgatctgaacacaacacacacattatatcTAGTGCTGCTGTCATACACTGATTATTATTCAACATAATGCACAGAAGAAGAGCTCAGCCTCATGAAAGTCACCTGTGACATTAAGAGTCACTCCTGGATAACCAATCCATTTTCCATCAGGTTTATCAGAGATTAATCTGAAACAGTACATGTGTTGgtccttctgtgtcacatgactcAGTCTGATGGTGCAGTTCTGCTGTTTGTCTCCCAGATACTGAAGCCTCTGACTGTATTCAGGATCCTCAGACAGATCTGGAGGGTCTATGCGTTTTTTGGTCCAGAACACTTTCTTGATCTTATATCCAGTAGGGTATGTATAAGTGCAGCTCATTATCACTGATGAGTTCTTTAGTGCACAGATGTGTGAAGGACTGTAACTCACACCCCAACTTTTTTCACTgaaaacagctgaaatgagttttattaaaacaaatactacaattattatcaatatttgttAAGTAAAACAACATTACATTAATAAGGAAATCACTGGATAAAGACACACTTCATTAACACGTTAAACACTCTTGAGACATAAACAGCATGCTGTACTATTATAGACTGACGAAAATAAAAGCACATACAAGTGTTTCAAAACTCACTGTGAATCATGAGGAGAAAGATCACAGGAAGAGGAGGAGCCATTCTGACTGACATCACCATAGCAACAACTACAACACAGCAATTACAGTATTCCAGCATGACTGAGATGAAACTGTGAGGTggatattttacaagaaaaatacttttcattcTTTTTACCTACAATTTTCatgttctttgtaattatttgtgaaatataaagcaaattctgagtgaaaattgcttCAAAGGAAACCctgcaccattttttttttcagtctagaAACATTAATAAGAAATTGTTCATACCTTAGCGCAGGACACCTCATCAGCTGAAAGCAAATGATACATGAGACATAAGGAAGATTTCTCTGCCTCATTTATAACCAGAGCTGCATCATTTCCTCCTCATTTCctgtctttgtctttttttcttcctctactaacataaaatatttaattaaataaatattttaaaataaataaatatattttatcgcTTTGCAAatccaagaaaaaaaagtttattttgcagATTTTTTAATAGATCATAAATTGTAAATGACAGCAAGGAATAAACACATATTGCATGTAAGACTTTCATGACACATACTAAACACAGAAGTGAAAAAGTACCCAAAGTCTAAAAATACAAACGTCTGACACTGACACCCGAGGGACATTCAGGGCTGGACTGAAAATTATTTCCAAcattacactgttaaaaaaaacctgtcaaatttacagtaaaataccggcagctgtggttgccaggaatataccgtacaaaaaaaatctggaatctgtaaaagacaatacggtatactggttctgtaaccctaaattttacagtagaaaacgtattttttttaccaaaatcatggtagaaaaaaaacaaatatatttattatacagtaattttatgtaaaaaatgcaactttccatagctttttacggatatttgcagtaaaaaaaaaagttataatatatacactgtaaaaaaaaagttgcatcaacTTAAAAAATTAAGGCAACTTAGTGACAgtcagccaagtatggagacttatactcagaattcatgctctacatttaacccatcgtgcacacacacacccagagcagtgttcatcatttatgctgcggcgcccggggagcagttggggtttcagtgccttgctcaagggcacctcagtcatggtattgccagcccgagtttcgaactcacaaccctagagttaggagtcaaactctctaaccactaggccacgacaaAAAACTTATCTTGAAGATGGTCAAAATGAATGCGTTtggaataatttgagtaaaagtttcatgtattcacacacacagacttctagatttagcatatgcatcacaacaacggtgagaaacaaaagagctccatagcacaaactcatccttatttttacagccttttttgttctgattgtcaccattgatgtgatgcatatccaaaatcttgatgtctgtttatGACGACAATTAACggttttatagaaataattttttCTGCAAGGTTTCGATCCATAAAAAAAATCCACAGTCGCAACAATACATTACCATCTGATTTTGCTATAATTTGataccattacaagcaagatgtgtaGTGTACGCTTGATCTCAACTCTCTCTCTGCCacaataagagtgttttataacacagTTACAACAGCAAGAGACAACCTAACACCatcaaagagctgataacacctgaacTCTCTTaaattttgtctttctttgccataaaaacagcattttaaaattcACCGATACAGTAACAATAGACAAGCTAACGCAAGAAGTAACTGAACCAAGATCCGacctaaaccaaacactttccaccacaatggtgacttcaaatgaatcacgtatcaacatttaaacctgttaattctcaataagagcttctctagatgtctgacagaaataaagtcacaaaaccttgtaaggaggatctgtgaacgtctatatcggacgtacagaagacataaaaaacattttaaaaaaaagacatcataaaaacattctgtctcctcagtggacgtcttttcaacgtctgcaaagacataaaaagacgtccactggatgtaactttgcccagtggattaggttgatgttaaaatacgcaatatagtaattttcaagtaatagttcctttaaaaacaaacaaaaatgttaaatacatgtgacttcatgccacaagactgctaacgtatgaaggtataattaacactggatttatttaacatgcattatgtaccatgtgttgagttcagtgtaaaatgcattgagtaa
Encoded proteins:
- the LOC132142864 gene encoding B-cell receptor CD22-like, producing the protein MKSIFLVKYPPHSFISVMLEYCNCCVVVVAMVMSVRMAPPLPVIFLLMIHSDEKSWGVSYSPSHICALKNSSVIMSCTYTYPTGYKIKKVFWTKKRIDPPDLSEDPEYSQRLQYLGDKQQNCTIRLSHVTQKDQHMYCFRLISDKPDGKWIGYPGVTLNVTDLQVEAPERVTEGHNVRLTCKSSCTLTDRATFIWYRNSQPLTERRDRNNQLLLQSVRREDAGRYSCALHGHTYISPAAQLNVSYAPKSVSVSISPSGVIVEGDSVTLICSSDSNPPAEISWFKGGTSVGSGRIYSISKISSDHSGEYKCRSINEHGGKYSDAVNLNIMYPPKNVSMSISPSVIVEGDSVTLNCSSDSNPPAEISWFKGETSVGSGRIYSISKISSDHSEEYKCRSINEHGEKYSAGLTLNVMYPPRNVSVSINGAGVIVEGDSVTLICSSDSNPPALNFSWFKENQSSSVGSGQSFSALQSGRFYCEAHNQHGSQRSDAVTVTVKGGHNTVLYAAVVIAVGCGVLFLICIIIFMRKRQGSAVSDARQIQLDDDHLYARVSANRTDQTAGKTPESTDTINYSNIQYIRNDESNYENLRMNHPDSAVGAVVMMHKSVIYSTVK